The nucleotide window ACGATCCAGGAGTCGAACGGGATGTTGATCGACCCTGTCGAGCCGAGCACCCACAACTGCAGGCCCAGGAATCCCAGCAGGCCGGCCAGGGTGATCACGAAGCTCGGCACCCCGAACCGGGTGTAGAGGAAACCGTAAAGCAGTCCGACGGCCACACCCGCCAGCAGGGAGGCCAGCAGGGACACCGGCAGGGGCCAGCCCATGTTGACGAAGCTCACGGCGAGGATGGCGGCCGACAGACCGCTGACCGACCCGACCGACAGGTCGATCTCGCCGAGCAGCAGCACGAGCACGATGCCGATGGAGATGGTGCCGACGGCCGCGCACTGCAGGGTGAGGTTGACCAGGTTGGTGCTGGAGAGGAAGTTGGGGTTGAGCAGCGAGAAGGCCACCCAGATCACGATCAGGCCGATCACGACGGGCAGCGAACCGATGTCGCCGGAGCGCACGCGCTTGCCGAACGCGCGCACAGTACCGCCGATGCCGTGCGGCTGGATCAGGCGTTCGTCCTGCAGGTCGGCCGCCACGGCAGCCAACCGCACGGTCTCCGTGGGTGGGGCCGCGCCCTCGGGGCTGGCGGGCGGCGGGGTCGACGTCGGTGTGGTCATGGCCGTTCCTCCTTGCGCAGTGCGGTGTCGGGGGCGGCGCCTGCCGCGGTCACTGCGGCGGCGTCGGCGGTGTCCACCCGCGCCTGGGCCCGTCGGGTCACGGCGTTGTCGGTGGCGCCGGTGATGGCCGCGATGATGTCTTCGTAGGTGACGTCGGCCACGCGGAACTCGCCGTTGTTGCGACCCAGGCGCAGCACCACGATTCGGTCGGCGACGGCCTGCACATCCGCCATGTTGTGGCTGATGAGCACCACGGCCAGGCCGCGTTCACGCAACCGTTCGATCAGGTTGAGCACCTCGGCCGTCTGGGCGACGCCCAGGGCGGCGGTGGGTTCGTCGAGGATGACGATGCGCGGTTCGCCGATCAGCGACCGGGCGATCGCCACGGTCTGCCGTTGCCCGCCGGAGAGGGAAGCGACGGGGATGCGCACCGAGGGGATGCGAGCGGAGAGCTGACGGAGCAGGCCCCAGGAGCGTTTCTCCATCTCCACCTCGTTGATGGTGGCCCGCCCGAGCTCGTGACCCAGGAACAGGTTGGCTACAACGTCGAGGTTGTCGCAGAGCGCCAGATCCTGGTACACGGTCGCGATCCCCAGATTGTTGGAGTCGGCCGGATTGTTGATAGAGACGGCCTTCCCATCGTGGCTGATCGTGCCGCCGTCCTGCGGGTGCACACCCGCCAGGATCTTGATGAGGGTGGACTTGCCGGCACCGTTGTCGCCGACGAGGGCCACAACCTCTCCGCTGTAGATGTCGAGGTCGATGTCGGTGAGCGCCTGCACGGCGCCGAAGTTCTTGTCGATTCCGCGCAGCGACAGCACCAGGTCACTGGTGGGCGCATCCGGGGTGGAAAGCACAGCCATTGTGATTCCTCTGCTCGAGATGAGAGCCGGCCGGGTACCGAATCGTGGGTAGGGTGCCCCGGCCGGCCGTTTCGTAGCTATTCAGTTGTCGGCGCCTGCGGAGCCGTCCACCGTTTGCGATTACTGCAATCCGGCCGCAGCGCACGCGTCGGCGTACTGGGCGGTGCAGATCTCGTCGACGGTGTAGAAACCGTCGTCGATCACGGTTTCCTGGATGTTGTCGACGGTCACCACCACCGGCGTCAGCAGCGTGGACGGGATGTCCTGGAACGTGGTGTCAGGCTCCGGGGTGTTGCCCTGGGCCAGCTGGTCGGCGATTTCCGCCGCCTTCTCGGCCTCGAGCTTGATCGCCTTGTAGACGGTCATGAACTGGTCGCCGGCGACGATGCGCTGGATGGCGGCGAGTTCGGCGTCCTGACCGGTGACAGGAGGCCACGGTGACACTCCGGCGGCCTTCGCAGCGGCAATCGCACCGCCGGCCGTTCCGTCGTTCGCCGCGTACATGCCGGAGATCTCCGTGCCGAACTGAGTGATCTGACCGGCTGCCCACTCCTGGGCCTTGTCCGGACTCCAGTCCGGAGTGTCGTATTCGGCAAGGATCGGGATGCCGCTCGGATCGATCACCGAGTGTGCGCCCTTCTTGAATTCGGCCGCGTTGGCGTCGGTGGGCGAACCGTTGATCATGATCAGGCCCGTGGTGGTGTTGTCCTGCTTGAGTTTGTCGACCAGCGCCGTGCCCTGCAGCACACCCACCTGCTCATTGTCGAAGGAGATGTAGTAGCTGACCTTGTCGCTCTTGATCAGGCGGTCATAAGAGATCACCGGCACATCCTGCGCTGCCGCGGATTCGGCGATGCTGGCCGCTGCCGCGCCGTCGACCGGGTCGAGTACGAGAACCTCGACACCCTCGGTGAGGGCCGATTCCGCCTGTTGCTGCTGCTTGGCGGCATCCTGGTCGGCGTTGGCGTAGATCACCTCGTAGTTGCCCAGGGAGGTGAGCTTGTCTTCGAAGAGCGGCCGGTCGAAGCTTTCGTAGCGGGTGGTCTTGGATTCGGGAAGGAGCAGGCCGATCTTGATGGTGTCGCCGGAACTTCCTCCATCTGAGCTGGAGGAGTCGGAGCCGGACGATGTGCACGCGGTCAGAGCGCCTGTGGTTGCGATCAGTGCGATCGCCAGGAGCGCGAACCTCTTCCTGGGTTTTCTCATGATGTGCCTCCTACTGTGACCACCCTCGTTGGCGGTGTAACGAGCATGGCCCCGGTGCCAAATGCCGTCAAGGCTTGAACTCAAGAGGCCAAACCGCCCCTTTCGGGCGATATTTCGTCGCTCGGCGCGGGCGGCACGGTGCTGATTCCGGGCAGGATGTCGGGGGCAGGGCCGCCGGCCACCGAGCGGCCGATGTCGTCGGGGCGGCCCGCCACGATCTGCGCCCGATCGATGGCGAAGAGCACCGCGCCGAGCACCTCGGCCCGTTCGCCCAGCTCGCCCTTGACCACGTCGGGAACCCCGGAGGCGGTGGCCAGGGTGGAGCGTTCGAGCGCGTGCCGCAGCGGGCTGAGCAGCATCTCGCCGGCCTCGGCGAGCTCGCCGCCGACCACGATCCGGTGCGGGTCGACGAGGTTGCTCAGGCCAGCCAGCGCGATGCCCAGGTGTCGGCCGGCGTCGGCGATCACCCGGCGGGCCCTGGCCTCTCCCGCGTCGGCACGCAGCACGATGTCGCGCAGCTTCACGTCACCGTGACTGCCCGGGAATTTCGCGGCCAGCGCGGACGCCCCCACCAGGGTCTCCAGGCAGCCCCGGTTGCCGCACCGGCAGACCAGGCCCTGCTCGTCGAGGGTGAGGTGGCCGATCTCGCCGGCCTTGCCGCTGCCGCCCCGGTAGACCCGCCCGTCCACGATCAGCCCGGCGCCCACGCCGTGCGACACCCGCAGGTACGCGGCCTGGCGAATGCCCTGGGCGGCGCCCATGCGGTACTCGCCGAGGGCGCCGAGGTTGGCCTCGTTGTCGACGAACACCGGCCGGTGCAGCCGCGCCTCGAGTTCCTCGGCCACGGGCACCCCGTCCCAGCCGCGCAGCAGGCCGGGAGTGGCGATGATGCCGGTGCGCGGGTCGACCGGCGCGGCCAGCCCCACCCCCACCGCGAGCACCTCGTCGAGGCCGGCGCCCACCGATTCGGCCATGTCCTGGATGAGCAGCATCACCCTGTCGAGTTCACTGTCGGCGCGGTGGTCACGGGCCAGCGGCAGCATCCGCTCGGCCAGCACCTGATGGCCGGCGTCGGCAAGGGCCAGCCGCAGCTGCCGGTTGGATACGTGCAGGCCCACCACCAGGCCCATCTCCCTGGCCAGGGTCACCCGCACCGCCCGGCGGCCGCTGCGCGAGGTGGGGGTGGTGGCCAGCACGCCGGCGGCGGCCTGTTCCTTGACGATGTTGGAGACCGTGGCCGGCGACAACCCGGTGACCCCGGCCAGTTCCACCTGGGTGAGGGCGCCGTGGTGGGTGATCGCGTCGACGATGCGCGCGCGATTGGCCTCTCGCAGGGACGACTGCGACCCGGGATTGCGGCGACTGCTCACACCCCACACGATAGTGCCGTGCACGGCCGGGAAGTCAAACGGAAAACAGGTCAGCGGTGGAGCGCCCGCACCTGGCTGGTTTCATCGGCCACCCGCGCTCTCAGCGAGGGGCGACCTGACCGAGCCAGCCGGTCATGCGTTTCTGGGCGGCGCTGGTGCTGAGCTCGCCGCGGATCTCAGGGTGCTTCCAGTAGTAGGTGAGCGCAATCAGGATCAGGACCGGGGAGGCGCCAAGGATCTGGGCGTTCAGGTCGACGTGCGTCTCGGCATACCTCACCCGCACAACCGGGATCTGCGCCCTCCTGGGGTTCTCGGGGTTCGTGAACACGGCCCCGATCGACGTCACGGCCTCCCACGGAACGTCTGCGTCACCCCCGGTGAAGCGAAGCGCGATGCCGGAGGCCCCGATGCCCAACCCGTGCAGGTGCGGCCAGCCGGTGCGTGTGCCGTACGAGACGAGGGACATGAGGGCGGCCCAACCGAAGAACAGTGCGCCGACGCCCAGAACAATGAGCGGGAAGAGGACGTAGCCGACGTCGGCCCCGGCCACGCCGATCATCCCGAACAATCCCCAGAGGCAGATCGCGGTGATCACGACGTACGTGGCCACCAGCCGCCACGGCACCGGCCGGAGCTTGGCGAAATACAACCACTGATCCGGCGGTGGGGTGGACGACTTCGCGAACGCGAACGCGTTGACAAGCACCAACGGCTTCCGGGACGCGGTGCGGGGAAGCCAATCCCCGGGCAGGTCGTAGGTCTGGGTCACCCCTGTGACGCTAGCGAGTTATTCGTTCGCGCGTGCGGCGGCACCGCTTCCGGCGGCTCAGCGGCGGCCGCCCTTGGCGTCCCGCGCGTCCAGGCGCTCGTTCAACGTGATGGCCGCGTCGATGAGCGCGAGGTGGGTGAACGCTTGCGGGAAGTTGCCGATCTGGTCACCGGTCGGTGCGATCTCCTCCGCGTACAGCCCGAGGTGGTTGGCGTAGGTCAGCATCTTCTCGAACGTGAACCGCGCGTCGGCGAGCCGGTCGGCTCGGGCGAGCGCGTCGACGTAGAGGAAGCTGCAGAGGGAGAAGGTGCCCTCCGACCCCCGC belongs to Cryobacterium sp. SO2 and includes:
- a CDS encoding ATP-binding cassette domain-containing protein, which produces MAVLSTPDAPTSDLVLSLRGIDKNFGAVQALTDIDLDIYSGEVVALVGDNGAGKSTLIKILAGVHPQDGGTISHDGKAVSINNPADSNNLGIATVYQDLALCDNLDVVANLFLGHELGRATINEVEMEKRSWGLLRQLSARIPSVRIPVASLSGGQRQTVAIARSLIGEPRIVILDEPTAALGVAQTAEVLNLIERLRERGLAVVLISHNMADVQAVADRIVVLRLGRNNGEFRVADVTYEDIIAAITGATDNAVTRRAQARVDTADAAAVTAAGAAPDTALRKEERP
- a CDS encoding substrate-binding domain-containing protein; translated protein: MRKPRKRFALLAIALIATTGALTACTSSGSDSSSSDGGSSGDTIKIGLLLPESKTTRYESFDRPLFEDKLTSLGNYEVIYANADQDAAKQQQQAESALTEGVEVLVLDPVDGAAAASIAESAAAQDVPVISYDRLIKSDKVSYYISFDNEQVGVLQGTALVDKLKQDNTTTGLIMINGSPTDANAAEFKKGAHSVIDPSGIPILAEYDTPDWSPDKAQEWAAGQITQFGTEISGMYAANDGTAGGAIAAAKAAGVSPWPPVTGQDAELAAIQRIVAGDQFMTVYKAIKLEAEKAAEIADQLAQGNTPEPDTTFQDIPSTLLTPVVVTVDNIQETVIDDGFYTVDEICTAQYADACAAAGLQ
- a CDS encoding ROK family transcriptional regulator: MSSRRNPGSQSSLREANRARIVDAITHHGALTQVELAGVTGLSPATVSNIVKEQAAAGVLATTPTSRSGRRAVRVTLAREMGLVVGLHVSNRQLRLALADAGHQVLAERMLPLARDHRADSELDRVMLLIQDMAESVGAGLDEVLAVGVGLAAPVDPRTGIIATPGLLRGWDGVPVAEELEARLHRPVFVDNEANLGALGEYRMGAAQGIRQAAYLRVSHGVGAGLIVDGRVYRGGSGKAGEIGHLTLDEQGLVCRCGNRGCLETLVGASALAAKFPGSHGDVKLRDIVLRADAGEARARRVIADAGRHLGIALAGLSNLVDPHRIVVGGELAEAGEMLLSPLRHALERSTLATASGVPDVVKGELGERAEVLGAVLFAIDRAQIVAGRPDDIGRSVAGGPAPDILPGISTVPPAPSDEISPERGGLAS